The Streptomyces sp. NBC_00670 genome window below encodes:
- a CDS encoding sensor histidine kinase translates to MPLPATLNGVLARLPRPRSLAGQLFAMQAVLVAVLVGGYALFTYLSDRDQATEAATRQALAVTRSVADSPSVRAAIRTPDPSSTLQPYALRVQRHTGVDFVTIMNPQAIRWTHPTPDLIGRKFVGNTAPALAGHTFTETYKGTLGLSVRAVTPIRDHGEIVGLVSAGIRVEAISQRIHDQVTALAGAAGGALALGAVGTYVINARLRRSTHGMNAAELSRMHDYHEAALHAVREGLLMLDGQYRVALINDGGRELLGVRGEVVGRSVAELGLPAPLTGVLLSSQPRVDEIHLTADRVLAVNTSPVSGGERRGTVVTLRDVTELQSLMGELDSERGFTLALRSQAHEAANRLHTVVSLIELGRAEEAVDFATAELELAQELTDQVVAAVSEPVLAALLLGKAALANERGVELVVSEDSGIDDGLLPPSLPPRDLVTILGNLIDNAVDAAQGSVGARVTVTAHTDDTDGPALVLRVADTGAGVDPEHVETVFRRGWSTKPAGPGGRGLGLALVRQTVQRHAGRLSVARADGGGAEFEARLPLPTVGAAAGAASGAPGGAASAGGEGA, encoded by the coding sequence ATGCCCCTTCCAGCCACTCTCAACGGCGTGCTCGCCCGCCTTCCCAGGCCCCGCAGCCTGGCCGGGCAGCTCTTCGCCATGCAGGCGGTACTGGTCGCGGTGCTGGTCGGCGGCTACGCGCTCTTCACCTACCTCAGTGATCGGGATCAGGCCACGGAGGCGGCGACCCGGCAGGCGCTCGCCGTGACCCGCTCGGTCGCCGACTCCCCCTCGGTGCGGGCGGCGATCCGCACCCCGGACCCGTCGAGCACGCTCCAGCCGTACGCGCTGCGCGTCCAGCGGCACACCGGCGTGGACTTCGTGACGATCATGAATCCGCAGGCCATCCGCTGGACCCACCCCACCCCGGACCTGATCGGACGGAAGTTCGTCGGCAACACCGCCCCGGCGCTCGCGGGGCACACCTTCACCGAGACGTACAAGGGCACCCTCGGGCTGTCCGTACGGGCCGTCACCCCGATCCGGGACCACGGCGAGATCGTCGGCCTGGTCAGCGCCGGGATACGGGTGGAGGCGATCTCGCAGCGCATCCACGACCAGGTCACCGCGCTCGCCGGCGCGGCCGGCGGGGCGTTGGCACTGGGTGCCGTCGGCACCTATGTGATCAACGCGCGGCTGCGGCGCTCCACCCACGGGATGAACGCCGCCGAGCTGAGCCGGATGCACGACTACCACGAGGCGGCGCTGCACGCGGTGCGCGAGGGGCTGCTGATGCTGGACGGGCAGTACCGGGTGGCACTCATCAACGACGGCGGGCGGGAGCTGCTCGGGGTGCGCGGCGAGGTGGTGGGGCGGTCGGTGGCCGAGCTGGGGCTGCCGGCGCCGCTGACGGGGGTACTGCTGTCGTCGCAGCCACGGGTGGACGAGATCCATCTGACGGCCGACCGGGTGCTGGCGGTGAACACCTCCCCCGTCTCCGGCGGGGAGCGCCGGGGCACGGTGGTGACCCTGCGGGACGTCACCGAGCTGCAGTCGCTCATGGGCGAGCTGGACTCCGAGCGCGGCTTCACGCTGGCGCTGCGCTCGCAGGCGCACGAGGCGGCCAACCGGCTGCACACGGTGGTCTCGCTGATCGAGCTGGGCCGCGCGGAGGAGGCCGTCGACTTCGCCACCGCCGAGCTGGAGCTGGCCCAGGAACTGACCGACCAGGTCGTCGCCGCCGTCAGCGAGCCGGTGCTCGCCGCACTGCTGCTCGGCAAGGCGGCGCTGGCCAACGAGCGGGGCGTGGAGCTGGTGGTCAGCGAGGACAGCGGCATCGACGACGGGCTCCTGCCGCCGTCCCTGCCGCCCCGCGACCTGGTGACGATCCTCGGCAACCTGATCGACAACGCGGTCGACGCGGCGCAGGGCTCGGTGGGCGCGCGGGTGACCGTGACGGCACACACCGACGACACGGACGGACCCGCGCTGGTGCTGCGGGTCGCGGACACGGGGGCCGGGGTGGATCCGGAGCACGTGGAGACGGTGTTCCGGCGCGGCTGGTCGACCAAGCCGGCCGGTCCCGGCGGACGCGGCCTGGGGCTCGCCCTGGTGCGCCAGACCGTGCAGCGGCACGCGGGCCGGCTGTCGGTGGCACGGGCGGACGGGGGCGGGGCGGAGTTCGAGGCGCGGCTGCCGTTGCCTACGGTGGGGGCGGCCGCGGGGGCGGCCTCGGGGGCGCCTGGCGGTGCGGCTTCGGCGGGAGGTGAGGGCGCGTGA
- a CDS encoding cation:dicarboxylate symporter family transporter yields the protein MSSTPDTAPAAPASKRDRTHYLYLAVIAAVVLGVAVGFIAPDFAKELKPIGTGFVNLIKMMISPIIFCTIVLGVGSVRKAAKVGKVGGLALGYFIVMSFVALAIGLVVGNLVHPGSGMHLTEAVKGVGHDQAAAAAEGPVDFVLGIIPTSLVSAFTEGQVLQTLLVALLVGFALQALGNAGQPVLRGIEHIQRLVFRVLSMIMWAAPVGAFGAMAAVVGETGVDALKALATIMLGFYATCVLFVFVVLGAMVRVVAGVNIFQLFKYLGREFLLILSTSSSESALPRLIAKMEHLGVSRPVVGITVPTGYSFNLDGTMIYLTMASLFIADAMDQPLSIGQQITLLLFMMVASKGAAGVTGAGLATLAGALQSHKPALVDGVGLIVGIDRFMSEARALTNFAGNAVATLLIGTWTGEVDKERVGRVLAGDLPFDERLLVDSGDPAPADAADAAEPREDGEKELAKA from the coding sequence GTGTCCAGCACCCCCGACACGGCACCTGCCGCACCCGCCAGCAAGCGGGACCGCACCCACTACCTCTACCTCGCGGTGATCGCCGCGGTGGTGCTCGGCGTCGCCGTCGGGTTCATCGCACCGGACTTCGCCAAGGAGCTGAAGCCGATCGGGACCGGCTTCGTCAACCTGATCAAGATGATGATCTCGCCGATCATCTTCTGCACGATCGTGCTCGGTGTCGGCTCGGTCCGCAAGGCGGCGAAGGTCGGCAAGGTCGGCGGGCTCGCGCTCGGCTACTTCATCGTGATGTCGTTCGTCGCGCTGGCGATCGGCCTCGTGGTGGGCAACCTCGTCCACCCCGGCAGCGGCATGCACCTGACCGAGGCGGTCAAGGGCGTCGGCCACGACCAGGCGGCGGCCGCGGCCGAGGGCCCCGTGGACTTCGTCCTCGGCATCATCCCGACCAGCCTGGTCTCCGCGTTCACCGAGGGTCAGGTGCTCCAGACGCTGCTGGTCGCGCTGCTCGTCGGATTCGCGCTCCAGGCCCTGGGCAACGCCGGGCAGCCGGTGCTGCGCGGTATCGAGCACATCCAGCGGCTGGTCTTCCGCGTCCTGTCCATGATCATGTGGGCGGCGCCGGTCGGCGCGTTCGGCGCGATGGCGGCCGTCGTCGGCGAGACCGGCGTGGACGCGCTGAAGGCGCTCGCGACGATCATGCTCGGCTTCTACGCGACCTGTGTGCTGTTCGTCTTCGTCGTGCTCGGCGCGATGGTGCGGGTGGTCGCCGGGGTGAACATCTTCCAGCTCTTCAAGTACCTGGGCCGGGAGTTCCTGCTGATCCTGTCCACCTCCTCGTCGGAGTCCGCGCTGCCGCGGCTCATCGCGAAGATGGAGCACCTGGGCGTGAGCCGGCCGGTCGTCGGCATCACCGTGCCGACCGGCTACTCCTTCAACCTCGACGGCACGATGATCTACCTGACGATGGCGTCGCTGTTCATCGCCGACGCGATGGACCAGCCGCTGTCCATCGGGCAGCAGATCACCCTGCTGCTGTTCATGATGGTCGCGTCCAAGGGCGCCGCGGGCGTCACCGGGGCGGGCCTGGCCACGCTGGCGGGCGCCCTGCAGTCCCACAAGCCGGCGCTCGTCGACGGCGTCGGCCTCATCGTCGGCATCGACCGCTTCATGAGCGAGGCGCGGGCGCTGACGAACTTCGCGGGGAACGCGGTGGCGACGCTGCTGATCGGGACGTGGACGGGGGAGGTCGACAAGGAGCGGGTCGGCCGGGTGCTGGCCGGCGACCTCCCGTTCGACGAGCGCCTGCTCGTCGACAGCGGAGACCCCGCGCCGGCGGACGCGGCGGACGCGGCGGAGCCGCGGGAGGACGGCGAGAAGGAGCTGGCCAAGGCGTAG
- a CDS encoding MerR family transcriptional regulator — MRIGELAARSGTTTRTLRYYESRGLLPARRGDNGYRTYDETDLTLLRQIRTLQDFGFDLEETRPFVECLRAGHPSGDACPASLAVYRSKLAELDTLIAELGAVRRKVAGELERAERTRDRLSAEAEVPGGPEPVCELGGRTS, encoded by the coding sequence ATGCGAATCGGCGAACTCGCGGCACGCAGCGGCACCACCACCCGCACCCTGCGCTACTACGAATCCCGCGGCCTGCTCCCCGCCCGCCGCGGCGACAACGGCTACCGCACCTACGACGAGACCGACCTCACCCTCCTCCGCCAGATCAGAACCCTCCAGGACTTCGGGTTCGACCTGGAGGAGACCCGTCCCTTCGTGGAGTGCCTGCGCGCCGGTCACCCGTCCGGCGACGCCTGCCCCGCCTCACTCGCCGTCTACCGCAGCAAACTCGCCGAGCTCGACACCCTCATCGCCGAGCTCGGCGCCGTACGCCGAAAGGTCGCCGGCGAACTGGAACGGGCCGAACGGACCCGCGACCGGCTGTCGGCCGAAGCAGAGGTTCCGGGCGGCCCGGAACCCGTGTGCGAACTGGGAGGACGGACATCGTGA
- a CDS encoding thioredoxin family protein, translating into MIKAAGVTEVTDADFTEQVIEAELPVLVEFTADWCPPCRQMGPVLGALAEEESGRLKVVQLDVDTNPETTNAYRVLSMPTFMVFRDGEPVRSMVGARPERRLREELADADVL; encoded by the coding sequence GTGATCAAGGCAGCCGGCGTCACCGAGGTGACGGACGCGGACTTCACGGAACAGGTCATCGAGGCGGAACTGCCGGTACTCGTGGAATTCACCGCCGACTGGTGCCCCCCGTGCCGCCAGATGGGCCCGGTACTGGGCGCACTCGCCGAGGAGGAGAGCGGCCGGCTCAAGGTCGTGCAGCTCGACGTGGACACCAACCCGGAAACCACCAACGCCTACCGGGTGCTGTCCATGCCGACCTTCATGGTCTTCCGCGACGGTGAGCCGGTGCGCTCCATGGTGGGGGCGCGCCCCGAGCGCCGGTTGCGCGAGGAACTCGCGGACGCGGACGTGTTGTGA
- a CDS encoding HelD family protein encodes MRREQEFMDDLYARVDRLRGATETAVDDALAQGHTPMQARLERDILVAERSGLLAALNAVDGSLCFGRIDLTSGEAHHIGRLGLRADDAERTPVLIDWRAPVARPFYLATGHTPMGLRRRRHIGTDGRRVTELHDEILDLADTERTGHEDPTGDAVLLAALGSARTGRMGDIVRTIQADQDRIIRAPHQGVLVVEGGPGTGKTAVALHRAAYLLYEHRELLARRAVLIVGPNPAFLGYIGEVLPALGETGVLLATVGELFPGVKATAVDTARAAAVKGGLAMADALARAVADRQALPDPVVTIEHDRDVLLLDAGLVQVARDRTRAAKLPHNAAREHFEGHILNTLTDMVAERIGTDPYDGTNLLDPSDITQIRDELAENPQVWSAIDELWPVLTPQRLVADFLAAPEAYLPAEDADAVRRPVTRAWTPADVPLLDEAAELLGEDDRAVRARAERERAAQVSYAQGVLDMSYASRTYEFEDKEEDDPESSEVLSAHDIIDAERFAERQEEDDHRSAAERAAADRTWAFGHIVVDEAQELSPMAWRLLMRRSPTRAMTLVGDPAQTAEEAGVGNWSGILEPYVGDRWEHTRLDVNYRTPAEIMELAAAVVRAADPSFEPPRSVRATGTKPWIRRVGAGDLPEAVGKAAAELTPEEGRLAVIAPRALHRRLAAHLPDVTAATEPDLTHTVVLLDPRGAKGLEFDAVLVVEPSAYSTSDLYVALTRATQSLGIVHTGELPAGLTNA; translated from the coding sequence ATGCGCCGTGAGCAGGAATTCATGGACGACCTGTACGCGCGCGTGGACCGGCTGCGGGGCGCCACCGAGACCGCCGTCGACGACGCCCTCGCCCAGGGCCACACCCCCATGCAGGCCCGCCTGGAGCGGGACATCCTCGTCGCCGAACGCTCCGGGCTGCTGGCCGCGCTCAACGCCGTCGACGGCTCGCTCTGCTTCGGCCGCATCGACCTCACCTCCGGTGAGGCCCACCACATCGGCCGCCTCGGGCTGCGCGCCGACGATGCCGAGCGCACGCCCGTCCTCATCGACTGGCGGGCCCCGGTCGCCCGCCCCTTCTACCTGGCCACCGGCCACACCCCGATGGGCCTGCGCCGCCGTCGGCACATCGGCACCGACGGCCGCCGCGTCACCGAACTGCACGACGAGATCCTCGACCTCGCCGACACCGAGCGCACCGGCCACGAGGACCCCACGGGTGACGCCGTACTGCTCGCCGCGCTGGGCTCCGCCCGCACCGGGCGGATGGGCGACATCGTGCGGACCATCCAGGCCGACCAGGACCGCATCATCCGCGCCCCGCACCAGGGCGTCCTCGTCGTGGAGGGCGGCCCCGGCACCGGCAAGACGGCCGTCGCCCTGCACCGGGCCGCCTATCTGCTCTACGAGCACCGGGAGCTGCTCGCCCGCCGGGCCGTCCTCATCGTCGGCCCCAACCCGGCCTTCCTCGGCTACATCGGCGAGGTGCTGCCCGCGCTCGGCGAGACCGGCGTCCTGCTCGCCACGGTCGGCGAGCTGTTCCCCGGCGTGAAGGCCACGGCCGTCGACACGGCTCGTGCCGCCGCCGTCAAGGGCGGCCTCGCGATGGCGGACGCGCTCGCCCGGGCCGTCGCCGACCGGCAGGCGCTGCCCGACCCCGTCGTCACCATCGAGCACGACCGGGACGTGCTCCTGCTCGACGCCGGACTCGTCCAGGTCGCCCGCGACCGCACCCGTGCGGCGAAGCTGCCGCACAACGCGGCCCGCGAACACTTCGAGGGCCACATCCTCAACACGCTCACCGACATGGTCGCGGAGCGCATCGGCACCGACCCCTACGACGGCACCAACCTCCTCGACCCCAGCGACATCACCCAGATCCGCGACGAACTGGCCGAGAACCCTCAGGTGTGGTCCGCCATCGACGAACTGTGGCCGGTGCTGACCCCGCAGCGCCTGGTCGCGGACTTCCTCGCCGCCCCCGAGGCCTACCTCCCCGCCGAGGACGCCGACGCCGTACGCCGCCCCGTCACCCGCGCCTGGACCCCCGCCGACGTGCCGCTCCTCGACGAGGCGGCCGAACTGCTCGGCGAGGACGACCGGGCGGTCCGCGCCCGCGCCGAACGCGAGCGCGCGGCGCAGGTGTCGTACGCGCAGGGCGTGCTCGACATGTCGTACGCCTCCCGCACCTACGAGTTCGAGGACAAGGAGGAGGACGACCCCGAGAGCTCCGAGGTGCTCTCCGCGCACGACATCATCGACGCCGAGCGCTTCGCCGAGCGCCAGGAGGAGGACGACCACCGCAGCGCCGCCGAGCGCGCCGCGGCCGACCGGACGTGGGCGTTCGGCCACATCGTCGTCGACGAGGCGCAGGAACTGTCGCCGATGGCCTGGCGGTTGCTGATGCGGCGCAGCCCGACCCGGGCGATGACGCTGGTCGGCGACCCCGCGCAGACGGCGGAGGAGGCGGGGGTGGGCAACTGGTCCGGCATCCTCGAGCCGTACGTCGGCGACCGCTGGGAGCACACCCGGCTGGACGTCAACTACCGCACGCCCGCCGAGATCATGGAGCTCGCGGCGGCGGTCGTCCGCGCGGCCGACCCGTCCTTCGAGCCGCCGAGGTCGGTACGGGCCACGGGAACGAAGCCGTGGATCCGTCGGGTGGGCGCCGGTGACCTGCCCGAAGCGGTGGGCAAGGCGGCAGCCGAACTGACCCCCGAGGAGGGCCGCCTCGCGGTGATCGCCCCGCGCGCCCTGCACCGGAGGCTGGCCGCCCACCTCCCCGACGTCACGGCGGCCACGGAGCCGGACCTCACCCACACGGTCGTCCTCCTGGACCCGCGCGGCGCCAAGGGCCTGGAATTCGACGCGGTCCTGGTCGTCGAACCGTCCGCCTACAGCACGAGCGACCTGTACGTGGCCCTGACCCGGGCGACACAGAGCCTGGGCATCGTGCACACGGGAGAACTGCCGGCGGGCCTGACGAACGCCTGA
- a CDS encoding LysE family translocator, with the protein MVSVDHLLAFAAVSFLLIVVPGPSVLFVVGRALAHGRRVAVVTVAGNTFGAYLLVVAVAFGVGAVVERSALVFTVLKLAGAAYLVRLGVKAWRERGSLRAAVAGVGAAAHGRLRTFGEGFAVGVTNPKTLVFFAAVLPQFVDREHGHVMGQMLALGLVFNLIALVSDTVWGLAAAGARGWFGRSPRRLSLVGGAGGLTMIGLGVALAATGRKD; encoded by the coding sequence ATGGTGTCCGTCGACCATCTGCTCGCCTTCGCCGCCGTGTCGTTCCTGCTGATCGTGGTTCCCGGGCCGAGTGTGCTGTTCGTCGTCGGCAGGGCGTTGGCGCACGGGCGGCGCGTCGCGGTGGTCACGGTCGCCGGGAACACGTTCGGTGCCTATCTGCTCGTCGTGGCCGTGGCGTTCGGGGTCGGGGCGGTCGTGGAGCGCTCGGCCCTCGTCTTCACCGTCCTCAAGCTGGCGGGCGCCGCCTACCTCGTCCGTCTCGGCGTCAAGGCGTGGCGGGAGCGTGGTTCGCTGCGGGCCGCGGTCGCGGGCGTCGGGGCGGCCGCGCACGGCCGCCTGCGGACGTTCGGGGAAGGGTTCGCGGTCGGGGTGACCAACCCGAAGACCCTCGTGTTCTTCGCCGCCGTACTGCCGCAGTTCGTCGACCGGGAGCACGGTCATGTCATGGGGCAGATGCTGGCGCTCGGGCTGGTCTTCAACCTCATCGCCCTTGTCTCCGACACGGTGTGGGGGCTGGCCGCGGCCGGCGCCCGGGGCTGGTTCGGCCGTTCGCCGCGGCGGCTCTCCCTGGTCGGCGGTGCCGGTGGGCTGACCATGATCGGTCTCGGCGTCGCCCTCGCCGCGACCGGACGCAAGGATTGA
- the glgB gene encoding 1,4-alpha-glucan branching enzyme: MTPRSSSDDSTPQNGATGSPAGGGKKAAAGKKAVGKKAVSKKKEPAAKKAAVTKKAAVAKSAAKKTVAKKAATKKAAAEEVAVKKAAVKKAAVAKPPAKKPVPGKKKPSAPAPAPAQAQEPQPTTAPSPVHGEVAVSPAVHAEDRARLLEGTHHAPHSVLGAHPVSGGVVFRALRPYARAVTVVTGEVRAELHDDGDGFFTGVLPLRDVPEYRLIVAYEETTVETEDAYRFLPTLGEFDLHLIGEGRHEELWKVLGAEPMTHQGVRGTRFSVWAPNARGVRVAGTFNFWDATAFPMRSLGSSGVWELFVPGIGEGELYKFEITRPDGSRTLRADPLARRTEVPPATSSIVTASHHEWDDAEWLARRGERPAHEAPFSVYEVHLPSWRPGLTYRQLAEQLPAYVADLGFTHVELLPVAEHPFGGSWGYQVTGFYAPTARLGTPDDFKYLIDALHRAGIGVLMDWVPAHFPRDAWALAEFDGRPLYEPADPLRAAHPDWGTLEFDYGRNEVRNFLVANAVYWCEEFHIDGLRVDAVASMLYLDYSREPGQWTPNEHGGRENLDAVAFLQEMNATVYRRCPGVVTVAEESTAWDGVTRATHHQGPGGFGGLGFGLKWNMGWMHDSLDYMSHDPIHRKYHHNEMTFSMVYAYSENYVLPISHDEVVHGKGSLVSKMPGDWWQQRANERAYLAFMWAHPGKQLLFMGQEFAQGAEWSEAHGPDWWLLDPAYGAEPDHRGVRDLVRDLNTVYRDTPALWERDASPDGFSWVTGDAAEDNVFAFLRYDKEGTPLLAVSHFSPVTRENYRLGVPEDVPAWHEALNTDAPSYGGSGAQNPHPVKPTPHPWHGRPASLTLTLPPLSTVWLRPA; the protein is encoded by the coding sequence GTGACCCCCCGCTCTTCCTCCGACGACAGCACCCCCCAGAACGGCGCCACCGGAAGCCCGGCAGGCGGCGGCAAGAAGGCTGCCGCCGGGAAGAAGGCGGTGGGCAAGAAGGCGGTGAGCAAGAAGAAGGAGCCGGCCGCGAAGAAGGCGGCCGTGACGAAGAAGGCCGCCGTGGCGAAGTCGGCGGCGAAGAAGACCGTCGCGAAGAAGGCTGCGACGAAGAAGGCCGCAGCGGAAGAGGTCGCGGTGAAGAAGGCCGCGGTGAAGAAGGCCGCCGTCGCCAAGCCTCCGGCGAAGAAGCCGGTACCGGGGAAGAAGAAGCCGTCCGCACCCGCACCGGCACCGGCACAGGCACAGGAGCCGCAGCCCACCACCGCCCCCTCCCCCGTGCACGGCGAGGTGGCCGTCTCCCCCGCCGTGCACGCGGAGGACCGCGCGCGGCTGCTGGAGGGCACGCACCACGCGCCGCACTCCGTGCTCGGGGCGCACCCCGTCTCCGGCGGGGTGGTGTTCCGCGCGCTGCGCCCGTACGCGCGGGCCGTGACCGTGGTCACCGGGGAAGTGCGGGCCGAGCTCCACGACGACGGCGACGGCTTCTTCACCGGGGTCCTGCCCCTCCGTGACGTACCGGAGTACCGGCTGATCGTCGCGTACGAGGAGACGACGGTGGAGACGGAGGACGCCTACCGCTTCCTGCCCACGCTCGGCGAGTTCGACCTGCATCTGATCGGCGAGGGCCGGCACGAGGAGCTGTGGAAGGTGCTGGGCGCCGAGCCGATGACGCACCAGGGCGTGCGGGGCACCAGGTTCAGCGTGTGGGCGCCGAACGCGCGGGGCGTACGCGTGGCGGGGACCTTCAACTTCTGGGACGCCACCGCGTTCCCGATGCGTTCGCTCGGCTCCTCCGGGGTGTGGGAGCTGTTCGTGCCGGGGATCGGCGAGGGCGAGCTGTACAAGTTCGAGATCACGCGCCCGGACGGCTCGAGGACGCTGCGCGCCGACCCGCTGGCCCGTCGCACCGAGGTGCCGCCCGCCACGTCGTCGATCGTCACGGCCTCGCACCACGAGTGGGACGACGCGGAGTGGCTGGCGCGGCGCGGCGAACGCCCGGCGCACGAGGCCCCGTTCTCGGTGTACGAGGTCCATCTGCCGTCCTGGCGCCCGGGCCTCACGTACCGGCAGCTGGCCGAGCAGCTCCCCGCGTATGTCGCGGACCTCGGCTTCACGCACGTGGAGCTGCTGCCGGTGGCGGAGCACCCCTTCGGCGGCTCCTGGGGCTACCAGGTGACGGGCTTCTACGCGCCCACGGCCCGGCTCGGCACGCCCGACGACTTCAAGTACCTGATAGACGCGCTGCACCGGGCCGGGATAGGCGTCCTGATGGACTGGGTGCCGGCGCACTTCCCGCGCGACGCGTGGGCGCTGGCGGAGTTCGACGGCCGTCCGCTGTACGAACCGGCGGACCCGCTGCGGGCGGCCCACCCCGACTGGGGCACCCTCGAATTCGACTACGGCCGCAACGAAGTACGGAACTTCCTGGTCGCCAACGCCGTGTACTGGTGCGAGGAGTTCCACATCGACGGCCTGCGCGTGGACGCCGTCGCCTCCATGCTCTACCTGGACTACTCGCGCGAGCCGGGCCAGTGGACGCCGAACGAGCACGGCGGCCGGGAGAACCTGGACGCGGTGGCGTTCCTCCAGGAGATGAACGCGACGGTGTACCGCCGCTGCCCCGGCGTCGTGACGGTCGCCGAGGAGTCCACGGCGTGGGACGGCGTCACCCGGGCCACCCACCACCAGGGCCCGGGCGGCTTCGGCGGGCTCGGGTTCGGGCTGAAGTGGAACATGGGCTGGATGCACGACTCGCTGGACTACATGAGCCACGACCCGATCCACCGCAAGTACCACCACAACGAGATGACGTTCTCGATGGTGTACGCGTACAGCGAGAACTACGTGCTCCCCATCTCGCACGACGAGGTGGTGCACGGCAAGGGCTCGCTGGTGAGCAAGATGCCGGGCGACTGGTGGCAGCAGCGGGCCAACGAGCGGGCGTACCTGGCCTTCATGTGGGCCCACCCCGGAAAGCAACTGCTCTTCATGGGCCAGGAGTTCGCTCAGGGCGCCGAATGGTCGGAGGCGCACGGCCCCGACTGGTGGCTGCTCGACCCGGCGTACGGCGCGGAACCGGACCACCGCGGCGTGCGCGACCTGGTGCGCGACCTCAACACGGTCTACCGCGACACCCCGGCGCTGTGGGAACGGGACGCCTCCCCCGACGGCTTCTCCTGGGTGACGGGGGACGCGGCGGAGGACAACGTCTTCGCCTTCCTCCGCTACGACAAGGAGGGCACCCCCCTCCTCGCGGTCTCCCACTTCTCTCCCGTGACCCGCGAGAACTACCGCCTGGGCGTCCCGGAGGACGTCCCGGCCTGGCACGAGGCCCTGAACACGGACGCGCCCTCGTACGGCGGTTCCGGCGCCCAGAACCCCCACCCGGTGAAACCAACCCCCCACCCCTGGCACGGCCGCCCCGCCAGCCTGACCCTGACCCTGCCCCCACTGTCGACGGTGTGGCTGCGGCCGGCGTAA
- a CDS encoding maltokinase N-terminal cap-like domain-containing protein, translating into MSEAVTRAATVTTSPGLLASLDPLLREWLPRQRWFAGKGRPVTGFSLVAATELLPVGSRFGLLHLMVRAHQPAAQGSPAHPGDCYQLLIGVREVLPPRLAPALIGHVERGPLAGRTVYEALYDARCAELLLEAIRTRARIGALRFERDAHQEIREELVPRVATAEQSNSSIIYGDTFILKLLRRIVPGINPDLELPLALAREHCPRVPAPTGWLLADLADGVPAERSGFAAGASEGRADFASGADPAEGPYVLGVLQPFVQGACDGWELALRELAKGEDFAAEARALGRATAEVHTALARALPTLTLGHPQIRPLVDGMTERLEATAQAVPALQPYAPALRSAFDALGDLAAEGRTWTAQRIHGDLHLGQCLRSASGAWSLIDFEGEPSKPLTERRLPQPVARDIAGMLRSFDYAAHSVPSTEPSAAPRAADWADACRAAYCTGYGEVAGVDPRTEPVLLRAYETDKAVYEVLYEARHRPDWLPVPMAAVRRLAADASS; encoded by the coding sequence ATGTCGGAAGCCGTCACCCGTGCCGCCACCGTCACGACCAGCCCCGGCCTCCTCGCGTCCCTCGACCCGCTGCTGCGCGAGTGGCTGCCACGGCAGCGCTGGTTCGCGGGCAAGGGCCGCCCCGTCACCGGGTTCTCACTGGTCGCCGCCACCGAGTTGCTGCCCGTGGGCTCGCGTTTCGGCCTGCTCCACCTCATGGTCCGCGCCCACCAGCCCGCCGCCCAGGGTTCCCCGGCCCACCCCGGCGACTGCTACCAGCTCCTCATAGGCGTGCGCGAGGTGCTGCCGCCCCGGCTGGCACCCGCGCTGATCGGCCATGTGGAACGGGGCCCGCTCGCCGGACGGACCGTCTACGAGGCGCTGTACGACGCCCGCTGCGCGGAACTGCTCCTGGAGGCGATACGCACCCGGGCCCGCATCGGCGCGCTGCGCTTCGAGCGGGACGCGCACCAGGAGATACGCGAGGAGCTGGTGCCGCGGGTGGCGACCGCGGAGCAGTCGAACTCCTCGATCATCTATGGAGATACGTTCATCCTGAAGCTGCTCCGGCGCATCGTGCCGGGCATCAACCCCGATCTCGAACTGCCGCTCGCGCTGGCGCGTGAGCACTGTCCCCGGGTGCCGGCGCCGACGGGGTGGCTGCTGGCGGACCTGGCCGACGGGGTCCCGGCGGAGCGGTCCGGCTTCGCCGCCGGGGCGTCGGAGGGACGCGCCGACTTCGCCTCCGGGGCCGACCCCGCCGAGGGACCGTACGTCCTCGGCGTACTGCAACCCTTCGTGCAGGGCGCCTGTGACGGCTGGGAGCTGGCGCTGCGGGAGCTGGCCAAGGGCGAGGACTTCGCCGCCGAGGCGCGGGCGCTGGGCCGGGCCACCGCCGAGGTGCACACCGCGCTGGCCCGCGCGCTGCCCACCCTCACGCTGGGGCATCCGCAGATACGGCCGCTGGTCGACGGCATGACCGAGCGGCTGGAGGCGACCGCGCAGGCCGTCCCCGCGCTCCAGCCGTACGCCCCCGCGCTGCGCTCCGCCTTCGACGCGCTGGGCGACCTCGCCGCCGAGGGGCGCACCTGGACCGCGCAGCGCATCCACGGCGATCTGCACCTGGGGCAGTGCCTGCGGTCGGCGTCCGGGGCGTGGTCGCTGATCGACTTCGAGGGCGAGCCGTCCAAGCCGCTCACCGAGCGGCGGCTGCCGCAGCCGGTGGCCCGCGACATCGCCGGGATGCTGCGCTCCTTCGACTACGCCGCCCACTCCGTACCGTCCACCGAGCCGTCGGCCGCGCCGCGCGCCGCCGACTGGGCGGACGCCTGCCGGGCGGCGTACTGCACCGGGTACGGGGAGGTCGCGGGCGTCGACCCGCGCACCGAACCGGTGCTCCTGCGGGCCTACGAGACCGACAAGGCGGTCTACGAGGTCCTGTACGAGGCACGGCACCGACCGGACTGGCTGCCCGTACCGATGGCGGCGGTGCGCAGGCTGGCCGCCGACGCGTCGTCGTGA